Proteins encoded together in one Micromonospora kangleipakensis window:
- a CDS encoding ABC transporter permease encodes MSDMSHPPSLSAAGDATVADPAVEVNSPADPLPSTDRREIVGRSPNQLAWLRLKRDRTARASALTLVVAAVVAVCAPLLGWLTGIDPTDKFVDRLNDFGMPIGYAGGIGAEHWLGLEPGSGRDILLQLVYGLRTSLFIAFASALLASFIGVAVGVVAGWARGWLDSAVNWVIDVTLAFPFLIFALAVIPILEDRFYTDREAPPPAFRVALIIATFGLFSWTYTARLVRGQVISLREREFVEAARAAGAGTGHILFRQLLPNIWAPILVTVSLNVPQFIAVEAALAFVNIGVTEPTPDLGRMIYSSVGYVASDPWYTLFPGLTIFLLVLAFNLFGDALRDSLDPRSTR; translated from the coding sequence ATGAGCGACATGTCCCACCCGCCATCGCTCTCCGCCGCCGGTGACGCGACCGTCGCTGACCCGGCCGTCGAGGTCAACTCGCCGGCCGATCCGCTGCCGTCGACCGACCGTCGGGAGATCGTCGGACGCTCGCCGAATCAGCTCGCCTGGCTGCGGCTCAAGCGCGACCGGACGGCCCGCGCCAGCGCCCTGACCCTCGTCGTCGCGGCGGTCGTCGCGGTCTGCGCGCCGCTGCTCGGCTGGCTCACCGGAATTGATCCGACGGACAAGTTCGTCGATCGTCTCAACGATTTCGGAATGCCGATCGGCTATGCCGGAGGTATCGGCGCCGAGCACTGGCTCGGGCTCGAACCGGGCAGCGGCCGGGACATCCTGCTCCAGTTGGTGTACGGCCTGCGGACGTCATTGTTCATCGCCTTCGCCTCGGCCCTGCTGGCCTCGTTCATCGGGGTGGCGGTGGGCGTGGTGGCCGGCTGGGCGCGGGGCTGGCTGGACAGCGCGGTGAACTGGGTGATCGACGTGACCCTGGCGTTCCCGTTCCTCATTTTCGCGCTCGCGGTCATCCCGATCCTGGAGGACCGCTTCTACACCGACCGGGAGGCCCCGCCGCCGGCCTTCCGGGTGGCGCTGATCATCGCCACCTTCGGGCTGTTCAGTTGGACGTACACCGCTCGGCTGGTGCGCGGTCAGGTGATCTCCCTGCGCGAGCGGGAGTTCGTCGAGGCGGCCCGGGCGGCCGGCGCCGGCACGGGGCACATCCTGTTCCGGCAGCTGCTGCCGAACATCTGGGCGCCCATCTTGGTCACGGTGTCGCTGAACGTGCCGCAGTTCATCGCGGTCGAGGCGGCCCTGGCCTTCGTCAACATCGGCGTCACGGAGCCCACCCCGGACCTCGGCCGGATGATCTACAGCAGCGTCGGATACGTGGCGAGCGACCCCTGGTACACCCTGTTCCCCGGATTGACGATCTTCCTGCTGGTCCTGGCGTTCAACCTCTTCGGCGACGCGCTGCGGGACTCGCTGGATCCCCGGTCGACCCGGTAA